In Methanobacterium paludis, the following proteins share a genomic window:
- a CDS encoding DUF2142 domain-containing protein, whose amino-acid sequence MIHRLRNIKPEKVFLIIALIYGLSFLMINPPFQAIDEQTHYFRASDISEGHMMPQRVNGESLVTITEGMASLTSKFPQDLSDYPNKKLRISDIVSGLSLPLNNNFKSSANIEIFAIVAYPPVPYLASALGMDLGKLFNLSPLFLLYIGRLMNLILWLLLIYLAIKVTPVHKWVLLLLSLMPMTIFQGASLSADSFTIAISFLVIAIFLKFALDASKKVVTKKDIFILFTLVLMLTLSKPFYFLLIFLFFLIPSHKFGNRKKMFLIFSLIFLSIAVIEALWYLTTHGLYVPENSNTSIRGQMSFILSNPAVFPHVMEHTLWKYSYLYLTESVGHLGWSIFLPQWLVYVYVVVLISVSLLDKNEIVISLKQKLVSLITLFAIVLMIFALEYIAWTPIGQSMVGGVQGRYFVPIAPLIFLLFYNKKIDYDVKNGLNVFIIIFILIILSFTLFKIITKFYVL is encoded by the coding sequence ATGATTCACAGATTAAGGAATATTAAACCTGAAAAAGTTTTTCTTATTATAGCACTGATTTATGGTCTGAGCTTTTTAATGATAAATCCTCCTTTTCAAGCTATTGATGAACAAACACATTATTTCAGGGCTTCAGATATCTCTGAAGGACATATGATGCCACAGAGAGTGAACGGAGAATCTTTGGTCACGATCACCGAGGGTATGGCATCATTAACTTCAAAATTCCCCCAAGACCTTTCTGATTATCCTAATAAAAAATTAAGAATAAGTGACATTGTTTCAGGGTTAAGTTTACCTCTAAACAACAATTTTAAGAGCTCTGCGAATATCGAAATTTTTGCAATAGTGGCTTATCCACCTGTTCCTTATTTAGCTTCAGCTTTGGGTATGGATCTGGGGAAACTGTTTAATCTTTCTCCTCTGTTTTTGTTGTACATAGGTAGATTGATGAATTTGATTTTATGGCTCTTACTAATTTATTTGGCAATTAAGGTAACGCCTGTTCATAAATGGGTATTGTTGTTGTTGTCTTTGATGCCAATGACGATTTTTCAGGGGGCTTCGCTTTCTGCAGATAGTTTTACCATAGCAATATCGTTCCTGGTCATTGCCATATTTCTAAAATTTGCCCTGGATGCTTCTAAAAAAGTGGTTACTAAAAAAGATATTTTTATCTTATTTACCTTAGTTTTGATGTTAACGTTGTCAAAACCGTTTTATTTCCTTTTAATATTTTTGTTTTTCCTTATTCCTTCTCATAAATTTGGGAATAGGAAAAAAATGTTTTTAATCTTTAGTTTAATATTCTTATCAATTGCTGTAATAGAAGCACTCTGGTACTTAACCACCCATGGCCTTTACGTACCTGAAAATTCTAACACATCAATCCGCGGTCAAATGTCATTTATACTATCAAATCCTGCTGTTTTTCCACACGTTATGGAGCATACTCTGTGGAAGTATTCATATCTCTATCTCACAGAGTCTGTTGGTCATCTAGGATGGTCAATCTTTTTACCACAGTGGTTGGTGTACGTGTATGTTGTGGTACTGATTTCAGTCTCATTACTGGACAAAAATGAGATAGTAATCAGTTTAAAACAAAAATTAGTTTCTTTAATAACTTTATTTGCAATTGTACTTATGATATTTGCTCTGGAATACATTGCATGGACTCCTATTGGCCAAAGTATGGTGGGCGGTGTTCAGGGCAGGTATTTTGTTCCAATAGCTCCTTTAATCTTCTTGCTGTTCTACAACAAAAAGATTGATTATGATGTTAAAAACGGTTTAAATGTTTTCATAATCATTTTTATCCTGATTATCCTGTCATTTACTCTCTTTAAAATTATCACAAAATTCTATGTTCTGTAG
- a CDS encoding NAD(P)/FAD-dependent oxidoreductase, producing the protein MSQKNHKTAIIIGAGPAGLTAAYELLDKTDIKPIIYEATDYIGGISKTVNYKGNRIDIGGHRFFSKSDRVMKWWQNILPLQGAPAKDDKAVGREIPLSKECLRRPLGSKKPEKCTAPDPEKTDEVMLNRSRLSRIFFLRSFFDYPVSLNYNTFSNLGIKRTAKIGLGYIKSSIHKINEEKSLEDFFINRFGVELYHTFFKDYTEKVWGVACSDIAADWGSQRIKGLSIKKAVAHAVKKSFSRNKDSSISQKNVETSLIGQFMYPKHGPGQMWEEVAKIVTENGGEIHHSHRVVGIKGSENNVVALKVRDESTGEVETVEGDYFFSTMPVRDLINSFESSVPAEVREVAQGLMYRDFITVGLLLNKMKIKNETKTKTINDLVPDNWIYIQERDVKIGRLQIFNNWSPYMVADEDNVWIGLEYFCNEGDEMWNMSDEKFTDFAIGELAKIDIINREDVLDSIVIHVQKTYPAYFGTYDRFDVVQEFTDSFENLFLIGRNGMHRYNNMDHSMLTAMKAVENIINGVSSKDNLWNVNVEEEYHEEK; encoded by the coding sequence ATGAGTCAAAAAAATCATAAAACAGCGATTATAATAGGTGCAGGACCTGCAGGATTAACTGCAGCGTATGAGTTACTTGACAAGACAGATATAAAACCAATTATTTATGAAGCAACGGATTATATTGGTGGTATTTCAAAAACAGTTAATTATAAAGGTAACAGAATAGATATCGGTGGGCACAGGTTCTTCTCAAAGTCTGACAGGGTTATGAAATGGTGGCAGAACATTTTACCCCTCCAAGGTGCACCAGCAAAGGATGATAAAGCTGTTGGGAGGGAAATTCCATTATCCAAAGAATGTTTACGAAGACCTCTGGGATCGAAAAAACCTGAAAAATGTACAGCTCCAGACCCTGAAAAAACGGATGAAGTGATGCTCAACCGTAGCAGACTCTCAAGAATATTCTTTTTGAGAAGTTTCTTTGATTATCCTGTGTCTTTAAACTACAACACATTCTCAAACCTTGGAATAAAAAGAACCGCTAAAATAGGTTTAGGTTACATAAAATCATCCATCCACAAGATCAACGAAGAAAAATCCCTCGAAGACTTTTTTATAAACAGATTCGGTGTTGAACTTTACCACACCTTCTTTAAAGATTACACCGAAAAGGTATGGGGAGTTGCATGCAGTGATATAGCAGCTGATTGGGGTTCACAGAGAATAAAGGGACTTTCAATCAAAAAGGCAGTTGCACATGCCGTAAAGAAAAGTTTTTCAAGGAACAAGGACTCGTCCATCTCCCAGAAAAATGTTGAAACCAGTTTAATTGGACAGTTCATGTATCCAAAACATGGTCCAGGTCAGATGTGGGAAGAGGTTGCAAAGATAGTCACAGAAAACGGTGGAGAAATACATCACAGTCACAGAGTTGTTGGAATAAAGGGCAGTGAAAACAATGTAGTTGCACTTAAGGTTAGGGACGAATCAACAGGAGAAGTAGAAACTGTGGAAGGAGATTATTTCTTTTCAACAATGCCTGTTCGAGATCTTATAAACTCTTTTGAAAGTAGCGTGCCTGCAGAAGTTCGTGAGGTTGCTCAGGGATTGATGTACCGTGATTTCATAACTGTAGGTCTGCTCTTAAATAAGATGAAGATCAAAAATGAGACCAAAACAAAGACAATAAATGATTTAGTGCCGGACAACTGGATCTACATTCAGGAGAGGGATGTGAAAATTGGCAGACTCCAAATATTCAACAACTGGAGCCCATACATGGTTGCTGACGAGGACAATGTTTGGATAGGGCTCGAATACTTCTGTAATGAAGGAGATGAGATGTGGAACATGTCTGATGAAAAATTCACAGACTTTGCAATCGGTGAACTTGCTAAAATCGATATCATAAACAGGGAAGATGTGCTCGATAGTATTGTTATCCATGTGCAGAAGACATATCCTGCATATTTCGGTACCTACGACCGCTTTGACGTAGTTCAGGAGTTTACAGACAGTTTTGAGAACCTTTTTTTGATAGGAAGAAATGGAATGCACCGCTACAACAACATGGACCATTCCATGCTCACGGCCATGAAAGCTGTTGAAAATATCATAAACGGTGTAAGTTCAAAGGATAACCTTTGGAACGTTAACGTTGAAGAAGAGTACCATGAGGAGAAGTAA
- a CDS encoding GtrA family protein gives MKTKMQKLFKDETEKTLVQLFRYTFVGGAAFLVDIGSLFILTQFFGIYYLISAAIAFILGLITNYALSISWVFNKRTLGSMKLEFGVFALIGFVGLGLNEVLIWFLTENVHIYYLVSKIIAAILILFWNFFARKFTLFK, from the coding sequence ATGAAAACTAAAATGCAGAAACTATTCAAAGATGAGACAGAAAAGACACTGGTCCAGTTATTTAGGTATACCTTCGTTGGAGGAGCTGCATTCCTGGTTGATATTGGATCCCTATTCATCCTTACACAGTTTTTTGGCATTTATTACCTGATTTCAGCTGCAATAGCCTTTATTTTAGGGTTAATAACTAATTATGCCCTGAGCATCAGTTGGGTTTTCAACAAAAGAACTCTTGGTAGTATGAAACTGGAATTCGGGGTTTTTGCATTGATCGGGTTCGTTGGATTAGGTTTAAACGAAGTATTGATATGGTTTTTAACAGAAAATGTCCATATTTATTACTTAGTCTCAAAGATTATAGCGGCTATTCTCATTCTTTTCTGGAATTTCTTCGCCAGAAAGTTCACTTTATTTAAATAA
- a CDS encoding DUF2142 domain-containing protein: MISRLRNIKPEKAFIIIGIIYGLAFLLVTPPFQGFDEATHFYRAADVSEAHFMPQKSFDKAGVNISSDIYFVEYKFTPSDVNKNKIGINDIVSNLYKPLNDKNRVFVDISIVSIVTYSPVPYLSPALGIAIGRSLGLSPLLLLYIGRFMDLLLWLVLVYFAIKITPVHKWLFLMVGLMPSVLFQGVSLSADSFTISIAFLVIALFLKFAFDDKKELITKKELIIIFTLILMLGLSKPFYFLLILLFFIIPAKKFGNNKKRFIIFISFFLSILAIIGFWYLQTRGLYMPADHSISTKNQLIFILTNPVTFIFIFLKTLFSNGTNYMTEFIGRLGWYVVLPNLLVSAYLVGLIFTALLDKNEIKINLNQKIIFFMVLFTISLSIFVIEYLTWTPVGKLSIDGVLGRYFIPIAPLFFLLFYNKKIGYDTKKGLNVFVVFFIVVSLSIALFEIIKKFYLL, translated from the coding sequence ATGATTAGTAGATTAAGGAACATTAAACCAGAAAAAGCTTTCATTATCATAGGAATAATTTATGGACTGGCTTTTCTGTTGGTTACTCCTCCTTTTCAGGGATTTGACGAAGCAACACATTTTTACAGGGCTGCAGATGTTTCTGAAGCCCATTTTATGCCCCAAAAATCATTTGACAAAGCAGGAGTGAATATTAGTTCAGATATATATTTTGTTGAGTACAAATTCACCCCATCTGATGTTAATAAAAATAAAATAGGAATAAACGATATTGTTTCTAACTTGTATAAACCTTTAAATGATAAAAACAGAGTATTTGTTGATATATCTATAGTTTCTATAGTTACTTATTCTCCAGTTCCTTATTTATCCCCTGCACTTGGTATAGCCATTGGAAGGTCTTTGGGTCTTTCCCCACTTTTACTGTTATATATTGGTAGATTTATGGATCTGCTTCTATGGCTGGTGCTCGTGTATTTTGCAATCAAAATAACACCTGTTCATAAATGGCTTTTTTTAATGGTGGGGTTAATGCCATCGGTTCTTTTTCAAGGAGTTTCACTTTCAGCAGACAGTTTTACTATATCTATAGCTTTCCTTGTTATCGCTCTATTCCTAAAATTTGCATTTGATGATAAAAAAGAATTGATCACTAAAAAAGAATTGATTATAATCTTTACATTAATTTTGATGCTTGGCCTTTCAAAACCGTTTTATTTCCTTTTAATACTATTATTTTTTATTATACCTGCTAAAAAATTTGGAAACAATAAAAAAAGGTTTATTATATTCATTTCATTCTTTTTATCAATTTTAGCAATAATAGGTTTTTGGTATCTTCAAACAAGGGGTTTATACATGCCTGCAGATCATTCAATATCAACTAAAAATCAGTTAATTTTCATATTAACAAATCCTGTCACATTTATCTTTATATTTTTAAAAACCCTTTTTAGTAATGGAACAAATTATATGACGGAATTTATTGGTAGGTTAGGTTGGTATGTAGTTTTACCTAATTTACTTGTTTCTGCTTATTTGGTGGGGTTAATATTTACTGCGTTGCTTGATAAAAATGAGATAAAAATTAATTTAAATCAAAAAATAATCTTTTTTATGGTTTTATTTACAATTTCCTTGAGTATATTTGTTATAGAGTATCTTACATGGACCCCTGTAGGTAAACTGAGTATAGATGGAGTTTTAGGCAGATATTTCATTCCAATAGCCCCTTTGTTTTTCCTACTGTTCTACAATAAAAAAATTGGTTACGATACTAAAAAAGGTTTAAATGTATTTGTAGTCTTTTTCATCGTGGTTTCCTTGTCAATTGCGCTTTTTGAGATTATAAAAAAGTTTTATCTTTTATAA